The genomic window CGGGCGGGACTGTCCCGTGCCCTTCTGCACGTTTTCTCCACCTTTCGGCAGATGTCATCGGTCACAGGCGTCACCGGGCACAGGCGTCACCAGTCACAGGGGCCTCTACTACAATGCGGGCTGTGGTTTCGCTCGCCGTGGTTTTCGTGCTGTCTTACCTGCTGGGGTCGCTGGTGGCGGGCGTGCTGTACTCGCGCGGGCGCGGCGAGGACATCCGGGGGCGCGACCTGCCCGGTGGCAGCGGCACCTACCGGCAGTACGGCAAGGGCGCGGCGGCGGCGGTAACGCTGGCCGACATTCTCAAGGGCGCGGCAGCCGTGGGGCTGGCGCTGTGGCTCGCGCCGCAAGCCCTTCCCCTGGCAACGGCGCTGGCGACCTTCGGGGTCGTGTTCGGGCACTGTTACCCGGTGTGGTTCGGTTTCCGGGGGGGCGGCGGCATCGCGCCTTTTCTGGGGGCCATGCTGGTGGTCGCGCCCTGGACGCTGCTGGCGACGGTGACCTTCGCGCTGGCCCTCATTCCGCTGTACCGGGCGACGCTGCAACCCCGGCTGCGGCTCAACGCGATTCCCTTCGCCACGGTGGTGGCGGTGCCGGTGGGTCTGCTGATCGCCTCGCGCCTCGGCGGCGGGGCCGAGTTTCTGGCCG from Deinococcus radiodurans R1 = ATCC 13939 = DSM 20539 includes these protein-coding regions:
- a CDS encoding glycerol-3-phosphate acyltransferase: MRAVVSLAVVFVLSYLLGSLVAGVLYSRGRGEDIRGRDLPGGSGTYRQYGKGAAAAVTLADILKGAAAVGLALWLAPQALPLATALATFGVVFGHCYPVWFGFRGGGGIAPFLGAMLVVAPWTLLATVTFALALIPLYRATLQPRLRLNAIPFATVVAVPVGLLIASRLGGGAEFLAGSAAMGIRAVHLLAEQRA